Below is a window of Lacrimispora xylanolytica DNA.
TTGAGTGGATTCCAGATAAAAGAATCATGCTCTATGGTGGGTATAGTCTCCCCTACGGAGAACCAACCGTAAAGCCTGACATTATTTATGGAGACCCCATTCGCCTTTATTCAATGAAAGAGATTAAATCCATCTTGAGGACCAGAAATATGAAAGTGCAAAAAACTTATTCAGACTTTTTGGGAGCACCTGCTTCTCCAAAAAGCCTACAGCTTATGGTATTTTCAAAAAAACTTTCTTGACAAACCAGGGCGGCAGGATTAATCTAATTAAGTAAAAGCTTAATCAAATACAACGAATAAAACTGTCATAGAGAAAAAGAAAGGAATCACCATGGATCCTATCGCCATTGTTCACATTATTACAGATCCTACCAGATATAAGATTCTGAAGCTATTAATGGAACGTCACTACTGTGTCAGAGCTGTGTCAAAAAAGCTAGGAATTAGTGAACCCGCTGTATCCCAGCAAATGAACCTATTAAAAAAAGCCGGTGTGATAACCGGGTCCAAAATGGGATACCATATGCATTATCTGGTCAATACTGATTTGGTAACTGATACGATCCGCCAATTTACCGAAA
It encodes the following:
- a CDS encoding ArsR/SmtB family transcription factor; its protein translation is MDPIAIVHIITDPTRYKILKLLMERHYCVRAVSKKLGISEPAVSQQMNLLKKAGVITGSKMGYHMHYLVNTDLVTDTIRQFTETFSTQQENGKEALECSCEYECGKKQ